The sequence below is a genomic window from Mycobacterium heidelbergense.
TTGCCGCCCAGCATGACCAGGCGGTGCTCTTCGAGGGTTCAGCTCTACGACACCGGACTGCGCCAGCAGATGATCGCGACGATCGGGCCGATCCCGCCTTGTCTCACGTTTTGTCCCTGAGGGCACATGACCCGCGACCTGTCGGATACGCATGCGCGAAGTGCGCCACAGCAAAATCGGAAATCCGCGATATAACGTGTGAAATGGTCCTCTAGCAATGGACGCAGCTATCTTAAGTAGGGGCGGGCACGGGCCGGCATGCTATCGGTAAGTACTTTCAAAGTGAACTTTTAGGGCACCGGATTGATGTTGCTATCACGCCTGGGTATAACGTGGCTGCCAGCGATGTTGCGGTTCCACAGAGGTTGCTGGACGATGCACCTGTTGAGGTGATCACCCACTGCTCACCGAAAATCCTACGAACTCAGGTTCTTCTTAGGTATGTCCAGCTCGTCGGCCCATAAGAACCGGCCTGCACCGTCAACCAAGAGCGATCTCCCAATGTTCGACTGAAAGTTCCACGCTCTCAAGCGTGTCCAGCAGGACCGCCCGCCTACGTCACCGCTAGGGCCCCTGGGGGTCGCGCAGCGCACGCTACCGCCGCGCGCATGCTGGTTCGACTGGCAGCGCCGGAAAGCGTCGGGCGACGGACGTATCCGTTAACACCCTCTAATCGTGATCAGGACCGCTCCACGCGCCGGCGCTGACAGTCGAATGACTGCCGCAGAAGAGGACGAATAGGAAGACACATGCCGGAATCTGCCCCATCGGCAGTGCACGCCCTTCGCCAAGCCGAGGGTTTGATGCGCAGCAGAAGTTTCGAGCCAGCAGTGGAAATACTCCAGAAAGTCGTGGAACAGTGGCCCACCCTTGAAGCGATATGCCTGCTTGCTTCTTCGTACCTCGAACTCGGGGAATATGACGAAGCACTTCGTTACGCCTCGGTCGCGGTAGAAAATGAACCACATTCTGCGCCAGCCAGAGCTCTGCGTGCGCGGATAAATGCGGCTTTAGGACACTACTCCTCCGCGCTGTCGGACTTCGTCGCCGTGGCCGACCTTCGCCGCAAACAGGAGCCGGCACCGCCGGACAAGTATTCAGTTCCAGCACACTTCGCCTTGCACAATATCGAACAACTTGACCACATTCTGACCATCGGCCATGACGCTGCGCACGCATTCCCGGGCGTTTCGACTGAAGAACTTCATGCCGTTCGCAGTCAGCTCACCAATATTATCGACGGAGCAAATGCCAAAGCGCCTCAAGTGTCCGTCCAGGGGAGCAACGGCCGGGTTCTCGCAGACCTTCCGTACGTGAGAGTTTCCGAGCAGCGGCTGCCGAAGTACCTGAACCCGGATGTCGATTACGGTCAAATACAAGAATCCTTCTTGGCCGGCGGGCAGAAGATACAGGTCATCGATGATTTCCTCACCCCATCCGCGTTAGCTCAAGTGCAGAGGTTCTGCCTGGAATCTACAGTCTGGCGCCACTCATACGAATTTGGCTACATGGGCGCCTTTCCTGAAGACGGATTCGCCAGTATCTCGCTTTTCGCCATAGCAGAAGAGCTCCAAGGAGCGCTCGGCGAAGCGCTTGATGGGCATCGATTGTCGCAATGGTGGGGATTCGCGTACGACGCCAAGCTGCCAGGAACTGATATTCACGCTGACGATGCGGACATCACTTTGAATCTATGGATCACCCCCGATTCTGCGAACCTCGACCCAAGTGGGGGCGGCATCGTCATTTGGAACGAAAGGCCACCGAAGGGTTGGAGCTTCGACGAATACAACTCCGGAGGAGAGCGAGTGAGGCAGTTCCTCCGGGATCAACACGCTGAACCGACAGCCATTCCCTATCGCGCGAACCGTGCGGTCTTGTTCGAAGGACACCTCTTTCATCGGACCGACGAATTCACCTTCGCGCGCGGATTCACTAATCGGCGACGCAATTTGACTTTATTATTTCAACGCGGCAAACGGTGACTCGGAGTCACTGTCGGGTAACGCGCCAGAAGAGTTCGGGGACCATGATCGTGTTGTCGATGTCGAAAAGCTTCGTCTGTGACTCGTAGCGCTCGGCTGCCTCGCGTTTCAACTCGGGAGGTCCGGTGCCGATGTCGTCGGGCTCTAGCGTGTAACCGTGGCGGCTGATCTCGTCGAGTGCGGCCCGCAGCCATGACGATTTTCTGATTCGGTAGGGCAAATCTCCGTATAGCCAAAGCGGCACATCGAGCTCGGCCGCTAGAACCGCTTTACGGACGCGCACATGGTCGGGATGGCGTAACCCGAGCGGGCCTACGACGAACTCAGGGCGATGCCGTTTGGCCTGTTCCAGGATTGCGTTGGCCAGGGCGCGGAGATCTACGCCTCCTCGCCCGTATTGGTTGTCGAGGAAGTCGAGGTGCACCGGAGTCGCGTTGAGCACGGCAAGCGCGGAGCCGTCCTCGGCTTTGCGGGCTAGCATCGCTTGCTGCGAGTCGGCGAATCCGCATTTGCTGACGTCCCAGGATTTCTTCTGGGGCGGATTGGGAGTGCCGGCGAATATGGTCACGACAACCGCGCCTGGCCGTCCCGCGAGGAATTGGCCAGCGGAATAGACCGCGTCATCCAGGTGAGGCGAGACAACCAGGACATGCTTCTTCACGCGAGGTCGCCCATAGTCCATTGCAGTGTCATCATTTGCGGTGCAGCATCCCACGAAAGGAGATCGGCGGATGCGTCGCAGCCTGATGACCTCTTACGCAGTGCGGCGGGCCGTGTTCGCGATTGCTCTGCTGCTCATCGTCTATCTGGCCGCGCTGGCGCTGCAGCCCGCCATCCTGGACAGGCTGCCGCACTGGCTGAGGTGGTTCGGCCGCCCGGGATCGATGCTGACGGTTGGGATTGTGGTGGCCGTGCTGGTCACGGTTTGTGTACTGGCCTTCCAATCAGAAGGCAGTACCCGATTGGTGGGCTTTTCGTTCACGGTTGTCGCCGGCCTCGTCACCACGAGTGCGGTGCTGGGTCTCAGCTCGTATTGGCGATGTCACGACGCCAGCCATCCCGCCGTGTACACGCCGCTGGTAGCGACGGCCCAGTTGGTCACGGGCAGCGTCGGTGACTTCTCGCTAGGCTCGGTAACCTGCCCGAGCCCCACCCCGGTCGGACTGCAAGTGGCACAGATCGCGACGCTGTCGGCGATCATGATCGGAGTGGGCGGCGTCGTGGTCGGCGTGTTCCATTCGCAGGTTGACAGGCTCCGGGCCAACCTCGCCGAATCCGTCACCGTCATCGTGGGTATCGATGAGGACAGCCAACCGATCATCAGCGCGGTCGCGCAGACGCTGGACCGGCGCAGCACCCTGGTTGTCATCACCAGCGCGGGTGACGACCGCGTACAGCGGGCCCGCAGGCAGGGCGCGCGGGTGGTGTTGGTGGATTTCAACAGGCCGTCCACCCTCGTGTCGCCCCGGCTGTGGCGCCGCCTCGGCCGGCTCTACCTGATGTCGGCCGACCCGGCGACCAACCTGTCGTGGCTGGACCTGATCAGTCGCCGACTTGCCGAGGTCGGCCACGAGCAGCGGTTGCCGCTCATCGTGCGCATCGACGATCCATGGCTGGCCGAAGCATGGCGCGACCAGCAGTTCGGCGGATCCAACACCCGATGGGCGGCCGATGTGATCGGCAAGTACGCGGTTACCGCCGGCCGGCTCCTCGACAGCATCATCACCACCGAGACCATACAGCGCGTATTCATCTGCGGGACTTCACAATTGACCCTGGCACTATGTGCCAACATGAACCGCCGCCACCTAGAGCGCGACTTCTATACCGCGCCCGGCAGCAGCCCGCTGCCGGCACTGACCCTCGTCGAAAGCGATGCCGAGGAATACCTGCGGGATCACGAGCTTTACCGTCAGCAAGCCGGAGTCATGTGCGACGGACCGGCGATCGACGCGGTGGCCGAGACGCCGACGGCGTCGACCTTGCAGCGCCTGATCGGCGATAGTGACCCGAAAACCACGGCGGCGATCCTGGTCGACAGCCAGGTCTCGACGACCGGGGCGCGGCTGGCCGCCCGCTTTCCCGAAATGCCCATCTATGCCTGGGATCCTAAGGCCCGCGGCACCGAGGACTCGTTGGAGATCGTCGGCATGTTGCAGCCCTACGGGCTGGCGCTGGACACGCGCGAGGGCCAGGTCCAGGACGCTTGGGAACGAGCGGCAAGGCTGATCCACGAACGTTATGTCGCCACGATCGACCCGAAGGCGCCGCGGTCGCCCGCGGCTCTGCCGTGGGCTCAGCTGGGCGAGTTCTACCGCGGATCCAACCGGCGTCAGGTGCGCAACGCGCTGCGGATGGTCGAACAGATCGCGGGGCACACCTGGAACACCTGGGGCAGCCCGCCAGTGCAGCTGTCCGGACACGTCATGGCCAATTCGTCAGCGCTGGAACAGCTTTCGCTTATGGGTTTCGACCATAACTCGGCGATGAACATGGCGAAGGCAGAACACGAGGACTGGTGCCGCTATTACCGCCGCAACGGCTGGAAGTACGGTTCGCCCCGCGACGACACCCACAAGATCCACGACAAGCTGGTCGACTGGCCGGTGGTCGAAAGCAATCCGGATCTGCTCAACGCCGCGGTGCGCAGCTTGGCGGCCACACTGTGGCGTCTGCAACAGCTCGGCTATCGGTCACGTCCGCTGTGGCAAACCTTCACTCGGGTCGGGTCGGTCGCCGCGGAACAACGAAGTACAGCGTGGACGTGGACATCAGATTCGGGGCACACCATGCACGCCGCCGCTGGAGATTGGACGGTACACGAGGACGGAAAGATGTGGTCGGTGCGCGATGACATTTTCCGGGACACCTACGAGCCGGACGGCGAAGGGCAGTGGCGCAGAAAGGGATTAGTCCAGGCCCGGCCAGCGCAGCCGGGCGAGACGATCAACACCCTGGAGGGCCCGACGACTGCCGCGGAAGGTGACTGGGTTGTGCGAGGCGCCAATGCTGAGCAATGGCCGGTTCCCGGTGACGAGTTCGTGCAGCGTTACACCGAATTCCATCCGCCGACTAACTAGTGATTCCAGCTAGTTCGCCTGCCACCGCATCGAATGCGCGCAACGTGTCTAACAGTGTCTGCGGGTCTTGAAAATCCGGCTGGGTGGATAGCTTGGCGGCGATCAGGTCCGCGGCCCGGTTGACGTAGATCATCTGACCACACATGCCCTGGCACAACACAATGTTGTTGCCCGGGTAGGGAAACCACACTTGGTTGCGATACATCCCGCCGGGCATTTGGTTCTCGCCCGGGCCGGCGGCGAACGCCTGACGCGAGTCCGGACCGCCGTCGAGAGTGTCGGCGATCCACGCCGCCGGCACCACTTGCTGGCCGATCAACGAGACACCGTCGCGCAAGAACAGCGACCCGAACCGGATCATGTCGGTCAGACAGGCGTTGATGCCGCCGTCGAAGAATCCGGTGCCGTCCGCGTCGATGCCGATGCTGGCGTCGTATTGGGCACCGATGCGGCTCCACAGCAGTTCCGACATCAGTTCGGGCATCCGCTGGCCGGCGGCGACCTCGCAGATCCAGCCGAGTACGTCGGTTTCACA
It includes:
- a CDS encoding tetratricopeptide repeat protein, producing the protein MPESAPSAVHALRQAEGLMRSRSFEPAVEILQKVVEQWPTLEAICLLASSYLELGEYDEALRYASVAVENEPHSAPARALRARINAALGHYSSALSDFVAVADLRRKQEPAPPDKYSVPAHFALHNIEQLDHILTIGHDAAHAFPGVSTEELHAVRSQLTNIIDGANAKAPQVSVQGSNGRVLADLPYVRVSEQRLPKYLNPDVDYGQIQESFLAGGQKIQVIDDFLTPSALAQVQRFCLESTVWRHSYEFGYMGAFPEDGFASISLFAIAEELQGALGEALDGHRLSQWWGFAYDAKLPGTDIHADDADITLNLWITPDSANLDPSGGGIVIWNERPPKGWSFDEYNSGGERVRQFLRDQHAEPTAIPYRANRAVLFEGHLFHRTDEFTFARGFTNRRRNLTLLFQRGKR
- a CDS encoding PIG-L family deacetylase — its product is MKKHVLVVSPHLDDAVYSAGQFLAGRPGAVVVTIFAGTPNPPQKKSWDVSKCGFADSQQAMLARKAEDGSALAVLNATPVHLDFLDNQYGRGGVDLRALANAILEQAKRHRPEFVVGPLGLRHPDHVRVRKAVLAAELDVPLWLYGDLPYRIRKSSWLRAALDEISRHGYTLEPDDIGTGPPELKREAAERYESQTKLFDIDNTIMVPELFWRVTRQ